The window TTGCGGTGAACCTTGCGTCGACTGGCGTTGCGGTAGCCCTGGAGCCGGCGACGGATGTTCTTGGCCTTGCCGGCATAGAGCACCGTGCCCTCCTCGTCCTTGAAGAGGTAGACGCCCGGTTCCGCCGGCAGCTCACGCAGCAGATCCGCACCGAATTTGCGATCGAATCGTTTGAGTCCCACCCCGGGGCGAGCCTAGGGAAACGGGACGTCTCCTGCGTCCTCGCCGTGCCCGAAGGCGAAAGGGCCCAGATCCGACCCATCGCTTCGAGATCGTGGTATGCGTAGTGATGGAGCCGGGAGCTGGGCCGGCGAGGAGGAAAGACGTGATCGTTCTGATTACCGGAGCCTCGGGTGGCCTGGGCGAGGTGCTAGGCGCCAGCCTCGTGGGAAAAGGTGCAACGGTGTACGGCACCATGCGCGATCCCGGCAAGAAGAAGGAAGAAACCCCCTTCGTGATGCTGCCAATGGAGGTCACGGACCCGGCTTCCGTGGAGCGCTGCATTGGCGAAGTGCTCCGACGCGAAGGCCGCATCGATGCCGTCGTCAACTGCGTGAACCAGATGTTCATCGGGTCCGCCGAGGAACAGGACATCGAGGAGGTCCGATCCCTCTACGACTCGAACGTCTTCGGGATCATGCAGATCTGCAAGCAGGTGGCCCCCATCATGCGGAAACAGGGGAAGGGCACGATCGTCAACATGAGCTCGTTGGGCGGCCTGCTGGCCGTGCCCTATATGAGCGCCTACACCTCGGCGAAATTCGCGCTCGAAGCGTTCAGTGAGGCCCTGTACCACGAGCTGAAGCCGGACAACATCGACGTGGTCATCATGCAACCGGTGGCGATGAAGATGGAGAGGCCGGCCACGGGGTCCCACCTACGAACCGTCGCGAATGCCGCGGCGGACTCCTTCAGCCACAAGATGGTCGCGCAGATGGCACGGGACACCGCCGCCAGCAAGCTCACGCCGGAGATGGTGGCGGAGAAGATCTACTCGGTGCTTTCCAACCAGAAGAAACCCCTCCGCGTTCCGATGGACCGGGCCAGACCACTCACGCTGGTCAAGCGCTTGGCTCCGCAGTCGGTGATCGACCGGCTGATCGGGGGCCTGATCAAAGGAGCGAATCGCGGCTCGTAGCGGGGACGTTCTTTCCGCTGTTTCCGTTAGTCCGGGAGGGGCAGAGCCCCTCCCGGACTAACGGAAACAGCGGAAAGAACGTCCCCGCTCTCGCTCTCCTCCTAGAAGCGCGAGATCGCGACGTCGGCGACCAACGCGAGCAGGAAGAGCCCGCCGAAGCGCCGGTTGTACCAGAAGGCGGTGGCGACCAGGTAGAGGGGCCAGACGCCCTTGGGTAGATCCTCCGGGGGTTCGCTGGGCCGAGGCTCGCGGTACACCTGGAGGACCCGCCGCAAGGACGGCGCCACCGCCAGGGAGAGCAGCATGACGGGATGGAAATAGCCCGTTGCGACCAGGTAGACGACGACCCCGAGCTGGGCCACGAGCATGCCGATCACGGTCCAACGCGAGGCGGCCTCGCCGAGGATGACGGGCAGGGTGTGGATCCCCTTCGCCTGGTCCTCCTCGAGCTTGTCGATGTGCTTGCCGAACAGGACGGCGGTCGGTCCGAGGGCATAGGCGATGCTGGCCCACGCCACCGGCGTGCTCCACTCGCCGGTGATCACGTAGTAGCCGCCGCCTACCATGAGCGGGCCCCACACCGCCAACACGGCCGGCTCGCCCAGGCCGATGTACTTGAGCGGCCAGGTGTAGAGCAGGACGAAGAACGCACCGGCCCCGAGCAACCAGAGCACGCCCTGACCGCCCGTCGCGACCAGCCAGACGCCGATCGCGAGTGCCGCCAGGCCCGTGAACGCGATGTACTGGAGCGACTGGCGTGTCGTCATCAACCCGGATTCGACGGGCTGGGCACCGTATTGGGTGCGGAAGTAGTTGTCCTTGTCGACACCCTTCCAATGATCGGTGAGATCGTTGACGAGGTTGTTGGTGGCATGAGCCAGGAGCAGGCCGAGGGTGACCAGCAGCCACTTCCCGAGATCGAAGGCTCCCGCCTTGACCGCCAGCAAACCGGCGAAGGCAGCGGAGACGAAGGTCATCACCAGAACGGCCGAGCGCGTGGCGATCAGCCAGCGCGACACCAGATCCAGCGCATCCCATTCCTGTTTGTCGACCTGGGGCATGACCCGCAAGGCACGGGCCCACATCGATACGTTCGGCATCCGGGTAGTGTGACGGCTTACCGAATCGGTTGCACCATCCGGGCGATCGGCCGGAGCCGCGCCCCGCGGCTCAGAAGACCGGCTCGTCCCCGGCGCCCGAGGGCCCGATACCGCCGTCGAAGCCGGCGTCGTCTCCCGGGCCTCCCATACCACCAGGCAACGGCGGGAGATCCGGCGGCTCATCGGTCGAACGGTTGGCAAAGCGGGCGTACTGACCCTCGAAATCGAGCTTCACGGTGCCTGTGGGGCCATTCCGCTGCTTCTCGATGATGATCTCGGCCAGGCGCGGGTCGGCCGTTTCCTTGTTGTAGACGATGTCCCGGTAGATGAACGCAATCACATCCGCGTCCTGCTCGATGGCACCGGATTCGCGAAGATCGCCCATCATCGGACGGCGCTTGTCCGGATCGCGCTGCTCCGGGCCGCGGTTCAGCTGGGAGAGCGCGATGACCGGCAGATCGAGCTCCTTCGAGAGCGCCTTCAAGCCGCGCGAGATCTCCGCGATCTCGAGATCCTTTCGGGCGTTGTTGCCTGCTGCACTGGCCAGCTGCAGGTAGTCGACGATCACGAGGTCGAGCCCATGCTCCGCGTGCAGCCGACGGCTCTTGGCCTTGATCTCCAGGATGTCGAGCGCGCCGGAATCATCGATCCAGATATTCGCCTGAGAGAGCTTGTCCGCCGCAACCTGCAGCTTCCGGTAATCCGACATGGGAAGGAAGCCCTTCCGCAGGCTCGAGAAGTTGATCTGGGCTTCGGTCGAGAGCAACCGCACGATCAGCGAGCGGGTGGTCATTTCCAGGGAGAAGACCGCAGCGTTCTTTCCGTGCCCGACAGCGGCGTTGCGCGCGATGTTCAACGCGAACGCCGTCTTGCCCATGCTAGGCCGTGCAGCGATAATGATCAGTTCGCCGGGCTGAAGGCCGCCTGTCATTTCATCGAG is drawn from bacterium and contains these coding sequences:
- a CDS encoding prenyltransferase, producing the protein MPNVSMWARALRVMPQVDKQEWDALDLVSRWLIATRSAVLVMTFVSAAFAGLLAVKAGAFDLGKWLLVTLGLLLAHATNNLVNDLTDHWKGVDKDNYFRTQYGAQPVESGLMTTRQSLQYIAFTGLAALAIGVWLVATGGQGVLWLLGAGAFFVLLYTWPLKYIGLGEPAVLAVWGPLMVGGGYYVITGEWSTPVAWASIAYALGPTAVLFGKHIDKLEEDQAKGIHTLPVILGEAASRWTVIGMLVAQLGVVVYLVATGYFHPVMLLSLAVAPSLRRVLQVYREPRPSEPPEDLPKGVWPLYLVATAFWYNRRFGGLFLLALVADVAISRF
- a CDS encoding SDR family NAD(P)-dependent oxidoreductase, whose amino-acid sequence is MIVLITGASGGLGEVLGASLVGKGATVYGTMRDPGKKKEETPFVMLPMEVTDPASVERCIGEVLRREGRIDAVVNCVNQMFIGSAEEQDIEEVRSLYDSNVFGIMQICKQVAPIMRKQGKGTIVNMSSLGGLLAVPYMSAYTSAKFALEAFSEALYHELKPDNIDVVIMQPVAMKMERPATGSHLRTVANAAADSFSHKMVAQMARDTAASKLTPEMVAEKIYSVLSNQKKPLRVPMDRARPLTLVKRLAPQSVIDRLIGGLIKGANRGS
- the dnaB gene encoding replicative DNA helicase; this translates as MTSTGDLLGGRVPPHDLNAEKSVLSALLLDPRVFHEIFEDVSPDDFYHPSHQLLLRAMLTIHDERRPVDLITLSEYLTTEKTLDAVGGPVALAEIADFAATSANVSHHARIVRDKAVKRRLIQVASEIAETGYDEDGNADQLLDFAESRIFEVSKAQSRSSFASLHDEMPGTFDYVEAIMNRGGDLTGLPSGFHDLDEMTGGLQPGELIIIAARPSMGKTAFALNIARNAAVGHGKNAAVFSLEMTTRSLIVRLLSTEAQINFSSLRKGFLPMSDYRKLQVAADKLSQANIWIDDSGALDILEIKAKSRRLHAEHGLDLVIVDYLQLASAAGNNARKDLEIAEISRGLKALSKELDLPVIALSQLNRGPEQRDPDKRRPMMGDLRESGAIEQDADVIAFIYRDIVYNKETADPRLAEIIIEKQRNGPTGTVKLDFEGQYARFANRSTDEPPDLPPLPGGMGGPGDDAGFDGGIGPSGAGDEPVF